A single region of the Alosa alosa isolate M-15738 ecotype Scorff River chromosome 6, AALO_Geno_1.1, whole genome shotgun sequence genome encodes:
- the gpr146 gene encoding probable G-protein coupled receptor 146: MWSCMVYNETLDSVDYHLCQDFGFIISVLSLIYLIICFPLGLYYNTLLVVVNLSNKVTMTMPDVYFVNIGIAGLMLNLIAPVELLGPSFTQWPLWEYNNEIYITLLILFNISALVIMYSTTLLSLDYYIERALPRTYMSSVYNTKHVCGFIWGGAVLTSFSSLLFYVCNHISTKIIECSKMQNKEAADTIMLFIGYIVPVMAVFYALILILRIRKESTPLDLDTARLDPSIHSLLLASVCIQILLWTPYYIILFVHTMLIPGRESSRQSSTTHYFLRCMSVLLAFSSSFAVPLVYKQMNKNFSQKLKELLKQLICREQACPLEQSLEQQAIT, translated from the coding sequence ATGTGGAGCTGCATGGTTTACAATGAAACACTAGACAGTGTGGACTATCACCTTTGTCAGGACTTTGGATTTAttatctctgtcctctctcttatCTACCTCATCATCTGCTTTCCTTTGGGGCTGTACTACAACACCTTACTGGTGGTGGTTAATCTGTCTAATAAGGTGACCATGACTATGCCAGACGTGTACTTTGTGAATATTGGCATAGCTGGTCTTATGCTAAACCTTATTGCTCCTGTGGAACTTTTGGGGCCTAGCTTTACACAGTGGCCCCTGTGGGAGTACAACAATGAGATCTATATtactctcctcatcctcttcaaCATTTCCGCCCTTGTTATCATGTACTCTACTACACTGCTGAGCTTGGACTACTACATAGAGAGGGCCCTACCACGGACGTACATGTCTAGTGTTTACAACACCAAGCATGTGTGTGGCTTCATCTGGGGTGGTGCTGTACTCACCagcttctcctctctgctcttctaTGTCTGCAACCATATTTCAACCAAAATTATTGAGTGTTCCAAAATGCAAAATAAGGAGGCAGCTGACaccattatgttgtttattgGTTATATTGTGCCAGTCATGGCTGTATTTTATGCTTTGATACTCATCCTCCGCATCAGAAAGGAGTCTACTCCACTGGACCTGGACACTGCCCGGTTGGATCCATCAATCCACAGTCTTTTACTGGCTTCTGTATGTATTCAGATTCTGCTGTGGACACCATACTATATAATACTGTTTGTTCACACTATGTTGATACCAGGGAGGGAGTCCAGCAGACAGAGCAGTACCACACACTATTTTCTAAGGTGTATGTCAGTGTTGTTGGCCTTCTCCAGCAGTTTTGCTGTTCCTCTTGTATATAAGCAGATGAACAAGAATTTCTCCCAAAAATTGAAGGAGTTACTGAAGCAGCTCATTTGTAGAGAGCAGGCCTGCCCACTTGAACAATCACTGGAACAGCAGGCCATCACATGA